In Pajaroellobacter abortibovis, the following are encoded in one genomic region:
- a CDS encoding 4Fe-4S double cluster binding domain-containing protein, translated as MKPFVLDARRCVAYLTIEYCSEIDLKLREVVGEHLFGCDDCQLVCPFNASPSLSSLIELRTLSKMGAHLSR; from the coding sequence GTGAAACCGTTCGTCCTGGATGCACGCCGTTGTGTGGCTTATCTTACGATTGAATATTGTTCGGAGATCGATCTCAAACTGCGGGAGGTGGTAGGGGAGCATCTTTTTGGATGTGATGACTGTCAGCTCGTTTGTCCATTCAACGCCTCTCCTTCTCTCTCTTCTTTGATAGAACTTCGAACCCTATCCAAGATGGGAGCCCATCTCTCTCGTTGA
- the nth gene encoding endonuclease III: MKTSLPPSTHARQAQAVFKELKKSYPNAQCALHYRNSFELLCAVVLSAQTTDVAVNRITSALFAAYPTAETLAKADPQHVQTLIATIGMYRQKAKHLLGLATKLVEHHHGQVPNQLDDLIQLPGVGRKTANVVLGVAFGKVEGIAVDTHVQRLSQRLGWTQKTNPRQIEQDLCQIFPKKQWICVNHVLVLHGREICFARKPACHQCPIQTKCPNAFRAESAGRKSNRAL; the protein is encoded by the coding sequence ATGAAAACATCTCTCCCCCCCTCTACCCATGCTCGACAAGCACAAGCTGTTTTTAAAGAGCTGAAAAAGAGCTATCCAAATGCCCAATGTGCACTTCACTACCGCAATTCCTTCGAGCTGTTATGCGCAGTAGTCCTGAGTGCCCAGACAACTGACGTGGCAGTCAATCGGATTACTTCAGCTCTTTTTGCAGCTTATCCTACAGCTGAAACATTAGCAAAAGCGGATCCGCAACACGTCCAAACCTTAATAGCAACCATAGGGATGTACAGACAAAAAGCCAAACATCTCCTAGGGCTCGCAACAAAATTAGTGGAACACCACCATGGACAAGTCCCTAACCAGTTGGATGATCTCATTCAATTACCAGGAGTTGGACGGAAAACAGCGAATGTCGTGCTAGGAGTTGCATTCGGCAAAGTAGAAGGGATTGCAGTAGATACCCACGTCCAACGGCTCTCTCAACGCCTCGGATGGACTCAAAAGACCAATCCCAGGCAGATCGAACAGGATCTCTGTCAGATCTTTCCGAAGAAACAATGGATCTGTGTAAACCATGTTCTCGTTCTTCATGGGAGGGAAATTTGTTTTGCTCGAAAGCCTGCATGTCATCAATGTCCTATCCAAACGAAATGCCCAAACGCTTTTCGCGCTGAATCTGCCGGACGCAAATCAAACCGAGCCTTATAG
- a CDS encoding RNA methyltransferase yields MTGLKSRPRIAVALIHYPVLDTKGEADTTTITNLDIHDLARSIRAYGGSDYSYCSSDRSAARANGAHLSSLDSWLFGKADPRSPRSIKVSSGCFFSGGCHSVIRRERNCNGVGDRSAEYASYSFVCSGAKLS; encoded by the coding sequence ATGACCGGTCTAAAGAGCCGACCTCGTATTGCTGTGGCTCTTATTCATTACCCTGTTCTTGATACGAAGGGGGAAGCAGACACAACTACTATTACAAATCTGGACATTCACGATTTGGCTAGAAGCATTCGTGCGTACGGAGGGTCTGATTATTCATATTGTTCATCCGATCGCAGCGCAGCGAGAGCTAATGGAGCGCATTTGTCATCACTAGATTCATGGCTCTTTGGGAAGGCGGATCCCAGATCGCCGAGAAGCATTAAAGTTAGTTCGGGTTGTTTTTTCTCTGGAGGATGTCATTCAGTCATTAGGCGGGAGAGAAACTGTAACGGTGTGGGTGACCGCAGCGCGGAATATGCGTCCTACTCTTTTGTTTGCTCAGGCGCGAAACTATCTTGA
- a CDS encoding RNA methyltransferase codes for MEDVIQSLGGRETVTVWVTAARNMRPTLLFAQARNYLEKESTRTILLIFGTEWDLASDTIESVDACLQPIEVVGKDYNHLSVRSAFAIVLDRLMDDREGSFISSSCASRAGGEESSDVNSGE; via the coding sequence CTGGAGGATGTCATTCAGTCATTAGGCGGGAGAGAAACTGTAACGGTGTGGGTGACCGCAGCGCGGAATATGCGTCCTACTCTTTTGTTTGCTCAGGCGCGAAACTATCTTGAGAAAGAGAGCACGCGCACGATCCTCCTTATATTCGGTACAGAATGGGATCTCGCTTCTGATACGATTGAGAGTGTTGATGCGTGTCTTCAGCCGATAGAAGTGGTAGGCAAAGATTACAATCACCTGAGTGTTCGATCAGCTTTCGCCATTGTGCTCGATCGGTTGATGGATGATCGGGAAGGCAGTTTTATTTCGTCTTCTTGTGCTTCTCGTGCAGGTGGGGAAGAAAGCAGTGATGTTAATTCTGGCGAATAA